One part of the Neoarius graeffei isolate fNeoGra1 chromosome 2, fNeoGra1.pri, whole genome shotgun sequence genome encodes these proteins:
- the LOC132881528 gene encoding uncharacterized protein LOC132881528 → MAQIWKVVEFQDRSAAVVSSSWVVDVDGEVGCYWPPFGGNKAVKAAMNCTPPGQGWRFHQKIRVLATCGTFAKARRYLTRSLEEGCLTADLQSDDGEMGPWKRRPNKRYLEEDSEEEAGPSRRGRRPPSIDATQLDSEWQFPSLNEDTQPGLFLHSQPLTHDSPSSETPPGPFLHSQPLTHDSPQPRHRFHATPLPSQQGNNQLLRDSPSSETPPGPFLHSQPLTHDSPQPRHRFHATPLPSQQGNNQLLHDMGISTVIALLGQLREENRELKGEVGRLAQEVRALRREMGRQDTPQTSPLIKLPLSTMEEFLAAEALVKEDAKQKQLMVSTLALCGGTDVGVTVRRMLRSLLVNSLASQFNWAGKGEKTAFKDTKIHDVLFDALQKQLPGSTHATFSDAIKKWLKYAPEREGGMRRREVSAPQEEYRPQL, encoded by the exons atggcacagatttggaaagttgtggaattccaagaccggagtgcagcagttgtgtcgtccagctgggtggtagatgttgacggagaagtaggatgctactggccaccctttggcggaaacaaagctgtgaaggccgccatgaactgcacccccccgggacaaggatggcgattccatcaaaaaataagggtgctggcaacctgtg GCACCTTTGCCAAAGCAAGACGTTACCTGACCCGATCGCTTGAGGAAGGCTGCCTTACAGCAGACCTGCAATCGGATGATGGTGAGATGGGGCCATGGAAAAGACG accaaacaaaaggtatttggaggaggacagcgaggaggaggcaggaccaagccgtagggggaggaggccaccatctattgacgccactcagctggacagcgagtggcaattcccctcccttaatgaag acacccagccaggcctgtttcttcacagccagccattaactcatg attcaccgtcgtcagaaaccccgccaggccctttccttcacagccagccactaacccatg attcaccccagccacgtcaccgcttccatg ccacacctctgccatcgcaacaggggaacaatcagttgctgcgtg attcaccgtcttcagaaaccccgccaggccctttccttcacagccagccactaacccatg attcaccccagccacgtcaccgcttccatg ccacacctttgccatcgcaacaggggaacaatcagttgctgcatg acatgggcatcagcacagtcatcgctctccttggccagctgagggaggaaaacagggagctgaagggggaagtaggaaggctggcgcaagaggtcagggccctaaggagagagatggggagacaagacacaccccagacatcgcccctaatcaagctcccactctccaccatggaggagtttttggcagcagaggccctggtgaaggaagatgccaaacaaaagcagctaatg gtgtctaccttagccctttgtggaggaaccgacgtaggggtcacagtgaggcggatgctgcgtagcctcctggtcaacagcttggccagccaatttaactgggctggaaagggggaaaaaactgcgtttaaggacaccaagatccatgatgtcctgtttg atgctctacaaaagcagctgccagggagcacacacgctacttttagtgacgcaatcaagaagtggcttaagtatgcgccagagagagagggagggatgaggagacgtgag gtgtctgcgccgcaggaggaatataggccacaattataa